A genome region from Pseudomonas helmanticensis includes the following:
- a CDS encoding excinuclease: MQVKALIAVALFALSPSASHATNLMYMPFETVVSDALRAGRLDGSVKFYLLGNGPQGTQQLLRRDVISDLSTNGSNKSDHDSCEWVLQSNLIKLQADAKRVGANAVVNLVSYYDQHVRKDLNTYECRAGIFVTRVALKGDLVRLP; encoded by the coding sequence ATGCAAGTGAAAGCCCTGATCGCCGTTGCGCTTTTCGCTCTATCGCCGAGCGCTAGCCATGCCACCAATCTCATGTATATGCCCTTCGAAACGGTCGTTTCGGATGCGCTGCGGGCCGGGCGGCTGGATGGCAGTGTGAAGTTTTATCTGCTTGGCAATGGGCCGCAGGGTACTCAGCAGTTGCTGCGTCGGGATGTGATCAGTGATCTGAGCACCAACGGTTCCAACAAGAGTGATCATGATTCCTGCGAGTGGGTGTTGCAGTCGAATCTGATCAAGTTGCAGGCGGACGCCAAGCGGGTCGGGGCGAATGCGGTGGTCAATCTCGTCAGTTATTACGACCAGCATGTGCGCAAGGATTTGAATACGTATGAGTGTCGGGCGGGGATTTTTGTCACGCGGGTGGCGTTGAAGGGGGATCTGGTACGACTGCCCTGA
- a CDS encoding beta-ketoacyl-ACP synthase has translation MKRVVVTGMAGITSLGSDWQTIAGNFAANRSGIRRMDEWDRFSELNTRLAGPIDDFVVPAHWTRKQLRSMGRVSRLAVGAAEKALADAGLLGDPTIKDGRMGVACGSSTGSTDEIKAFGNMLLNSVAEGLNANSYVRMMPHTTAANISIFFGLTGRLIPTSSACTSGSQGIGYAYEAIKFGRLPLMLAGGAEELCPTEAMVFDALYATSLKNDAPQTSPRPYDKGRDGLVIGEGGGMLVLEELEHALARGAHIHAELVGFGSNADGQHTTRPEQTTMRRAMELALEDAGLTPDAIGYVNGHGTATEQGDIAETLATSSLFGERMPISSQKSFLGHTLGACGALESWFSIEMMNRDQYVHTFNLDEVDPHCGKLDYLRGEFRQMHHDYVMNNNFAFGGVNTSLIFRRWPQPN, from the coding sequence ATGAAGCGCGTCGTCGTCACCGGCATGGCCGGTATCACTTCGCTGGGCAGCGACTGGCAGACCATCGCCGGCAATTTCGCCGCCAACCGCAGCGGCATCCGCCGGATGGACGAGTGGGATCGCTTCAGCGAACTCAACACGCGCCTCGCCGGCCCCATCGATGACTTCGTCGTGCCCGCGCACTGGACGCGCAAACAACTGCGCAGCATGGGCCGGGTGTCGCGGCTAGCAGTCGGCGCGGCGGAAAAAGCCCTCGCCGATGCCGGCCTGTTGGGCGACCCGACGATCAAGGACGGGCGTATGGGCGTGGCCTGTGGTTCATCTACCGGCAGCACCGACGAGATCAAGGCGTTCGGCAACATGCTGCTCAACTCGGTCGCTGAAGGCCTCAACGCCAACTCCTACGTGCGGATGATGCCGCACACCACGGCCGCCAATATCAGCATCTTCTTTGGCCTCACCGGGCGTTTGATCCCGACGTCCAGCGCCTGCACCAGCGGCAGCCAGGGCATCGGCTACGCCTATGAGGCCATCAAGTTCGGTCGCTTGCCGCTGATGCTTGCCGGCGGCGCCGAAGAACTCTGCCCGACCGAAGCGATGGTCTTCGATGCGCTCTACGCCACCAGTCTGAAAAACGATGCGCCGCAGACCAGCCCGCGTCCGTATGACAAAGGCCGCGACGGTCTGGTGATCGGTGAAGGCGGCGGCATGCTGGTGCTCGAAGAGCTGGAACATGCCCTCGCGCGCGGTGCGCACATCCACGCCGAACTCGTCGGTTTCGGCAGCAACGCCGACGGCCAGCACACCACCCGCCCCGAGCAAACGACCATGCGCCGCGCGATGGAACTGGCGCTGGAAGACGCCGGGCTGACACCGGATGCCATCGGCTATGTCAACGGCCACGGCACCGCCACCGAACAGGGCGACATTGCCGAAACCCTGGCGACCAGCAGCCTGTTCGGTGAACGCATGCCGATCAGCTCGCAGAAGAGCTTCCTCGGCCACACACTGGGCGCCTGCGGTGCACTGGAATCGTGGTTCAGCATTGAGATGATGAATCGCGACCAGTACGTGCACACGTTCAACCTAGACGAGGTCGATCCGCACTGCGGCAAGCTCGACTACCTGCGCGGTGAATTCCGCCAGATGCACCACGACTATGTGATGAACAACAATTTCGCGTTCGGTGGCGTCAACACCTCGTTGATTTTCCGTCGCTGGCCGCAACCGAATTAA
- a CDS encoding excinuclease, whose amino-acid sequence MRFNKLAVTTLLLCALPAVSQARDTAVYLPFDKAVAEATRSGKIDGSVKFYLAGNTPAGKVSVISPGAVTNKKTNAFNKSDAEACQWVAQSAIISLHQAAKSAGANAVTNIVSFYKSNERKDAQTYECHAGAIMAGVALKGDLAKVQ is encoded by the coding sequence ATGCGCTTCAACAAACTCGCTGTCACCACCCTGCTGCTCTGCGCCTTGCCGGCGGTCAGCCAGGCCCGTGACACGGCGGTTTACCTGCCATTCGACAAAGCCGTCGCCGAAGCCACCCGCTCCGGCAAAATCGATGGCAGCGTCAAGTTCTACCTGGCCGGCAACACCCCGGCCGGCAAAGTTAGCGTCATCAGCCCCGGCGCCGTCACCAACAAGAAGACCAACGCCTTCAACAAGTCCGACGCAGAAGCCTGCCAATGGGTTGCACAGTCGGCCATCATCAGCCTGCACCAGGCCGCGAAAAGCGCCGGCGCCAATGCCGTGACCAACATCGTCAGCTTCTACAAAAGCAACGAGCGCAAGGATGCGCAAACCTACGAATGCCACGCCGGCGCGATCATGGCGGGCGTTGCGTTGAAGGGTGACCTGGCGAAGGTTCAGTAA
- a CDS encoding MFS transporter has protein sequence MKTAVAPLAHEVPPAAADDVVTELQEIYIEKGTPMFMRTVLALFSGGFATFALLYCVQPMMPLLSHEYGINAAQSSLILSVATGMLAIGLLITGPISDRVGRKPVMVTALFAAALCTMASAMMPSWEGVLIMRALIGLSLSGLAAVAMTYLSEEIHPQHIGLAMGLYIGGNAIGGMSGRLITGVLIDFVSWHTAMLVIGGLAMIAAAVFWKILPESRNFRSRSLHPRSLLDGFTMHFRDAGLPLLFLEAFVLMGAFVTLFNYIGYRLLAAPYNLDQVFVGLLSVVYLSGIYSSAKIGSLADKLGRRKVLWATIALMFAGLALTMFTPLLLVIVGMLIFTFGFFGAHSVASSWIGRRATKAKGQASSLYLFSYYAGSSIAGTAGGVFWHLGGWNGIGLFIGSLLLIALLVALKLAKLPPLGGVKA, from the coding sequence GTGAAAACTGCTGTCGCGCCCCTAGCCCATGAAGTCCCGCCCGCGGCGGCGGACGATGTCGTCACCGAGCTGCAAGAGATCTACATCGAAAAAGGCACGCCGATGTTCATGCGCACGGTGCTGGCATTGTTCAGCGGCGGCTTCGCGACGTTTGCCCTTTTGTACTGCGTGCAGCCAATGATGCCGCTGCTGTCTCACGAATATGGCATCAACGCGGCGCAGAGCAGCCTGATCCTCTCGGTGGCCACCGGCATGCTCGCCATCGGCCTGCTGATTACCGGGCCGATTTCTGATCGGGTCGGGCGCAAACCGGTGATGGTGACTGCGCTGTTCGCGGCGGCGCTGTGCACGATGGCCAGTGCAATGATGCCGAGTTGGGAAGGCGTGCTGATCATGCGCGCACTGATCGGGCTGTCGCTGAGCGGTCTGGCGGCGGTGGCGATGACTTATCTGAGCGAAGAGATTCACCCGCAGCACATCGGTTTGGCGATGGGTCTGTACATCGGCGGCAACGCGATTGGCGGGATGAGCGGGCGCTTGATCACCGGCGTTCTGATCGACTTTGTCAGCTGGCACACGGCAATGCTGGTAATCGGCGGTCTGGCGATGATCGCGGCGGCGGTGTTCTGGAAAATCCTGCCGGAGTCGCGCAACTTCCGCTCGCGCTCCCTGCACCCGCGCAGCTTGCTCGACGGCTTCACCATGCACTTTCGCGATGCCGGTTTGCCGTTGCTGTTTCTTGAGGCGTTCGTGCTGATGGGCGCGTTCGTCACGCTGTTCAACTACATCGGTTATCGCTTGCTGGCGGCGCCGTACAACCTTGATCAGGTCTTCGTGGGTTTGCTCTCGGTGGTGTATCTGTCGGGGATTTACAGCTCGGCGAAGATTGGTTCACTGGCGGACAAGCTGGGCCGGCGCAAGGTGTTGTGGGCCACGATTGCATTGATGTTCGCCGGCCTTGCGCTGACGATGTTTACGCCGCTGCTGCTGGTGATTGTCGGCATGCTGATTTTCACCTTTGGTTTCTTTGGCGCGCATTCGGTAGCGAGTAGCTGGATCGGTCGTCGCGCGACCAAGGCCAAGGGACAGGCGTCGTCGTTGTACCTGTTCAGTTATTACGCCGGGTCGAGCATTGCCGGGACGGCGGGCGGGGTGTTCTGGCATTTGGGCGGGTGGAACGGGATTGGCTTGTTTATCGGTTCGTTGCTGCTGATCGCGCTGCTGGTGGCGCTGAAACTGGCGAAGTTGCCGCCACTCGGTGGTGTCAAAGCTTAA
- a CDS encoding FAD-dependent oxidoreductase, whose product MAERLNNDFQFIDVGRKDPKKKLLRQRKKEFVEIYEPFKPQQSADQAHRCLGCGNPYCEWKCPVHNFIPNWLKLVAEGNILQAAELSHQTNTLPEVCGRVCPQDRLCEGACTLNDGFGAVTIGSVEKYITDTAFAMGWRPDMSKVKPTGKRVAIIGAGPAGLGCADVLVRGGVTPVVFDKNPEIGGLLTFGIPEFKLEKTVLSNRREVFTGMGIEFRLNTEVGKDVTMEQLLAEYDAVFMGMGTYTYMKGGFAGEDLPGVYDALDFLIANVNRNLGFEKSPEDFVDMKGKKVVVLGGGDTAMDCNRTSIRQGAKSVTCAYRRDEANMPGSRKEVKNAKEEGVKFLYNRQPIAIVGEDKVEGVKVVETRLGEPDARGRRSPEPIPGSEEIIPADAVVIAFGFRPSPAPWFEQFEIQTDSQGRVVAPEQGQYKHQTSNPKIFAGGDMVRGSDLVVTAIFEGRNAAEGILDYLGV is encoded by the coding sequence ATGGCTGAACGTCTGAATAACGACTTCCAGTTCATCGATGTCGGGCGCAAAGATCCGAAGAAGAAACTGTTGCGTCAACGCAAGAAAGAGTTCGTCGAGATCTACGAACCGTTCAAACCCCAGCAGTCGGCCGATCAGGCCCACCGCTGTCTGGGTTGCGGCAACCCGTATTGCGAATGGAAGTGCCCGGTGCACAACTTCATTCCCAACTGGCTGAAGCTGGTGGCCGAAGGCAATATCCTTCAGGCCGCCGAGCTGTCTCACCAGACCAACACCTTGCCGGAAGTCTGCGGCCGGGTGTGCCCACAGGATCGTCTGTGCGAGGGTGCCTGCACCCTTAACGACGGCTTCGGCGCGGTGACCATCGGTTCGGTCGAGAAGTACATCACCGACACCGCGTTCGCCATGGGCTGGCGCCCGGACATGTCCAAGGTCAAACCGACCGGCAAACGTGTCGCCATCATTGGCGCAGGCCCGGCGGGTCTCGGTTGTGCGGATGTGTTGGTACGCGGCGGCGTGACCCCGGTGGTGTTCGACAAAAACCCGGAAATCGGTGGTTTGCTGACCTTCGGCATCCCCGAGTTCAAGCTGGAAAAGACCGTGCTGAGCAATCGTCGCGAGGTCTTCACCGGCATGGGCATCGAGTTCCGACTCAATACCGAAGTCGGCAAAGACGTGACCATGGAGCAACTGCTCGCCGAATACGATGCAGTGTTCATGGGCATGGGCACCTACACCTACATGAAGGGCGGTTTTGCCGGTGAAGACCTGCCGGGCGTTTATGACGCGCTGGACTTCCTGATCGCCAACGTCAACCGCAACCTGGGCTTTGAAAAGTCGCCGGAAGATTTCGTCGACATGAAAGGCAAGAAGGTCGTGGTACTCGGCGGTGGCGACACGGCGATGGACTGCAACCGTACTTCGATCCGTCAGGGTGCCAAGTCGGTGACCTGTGCTTATCGTCGTGACGAAGCGAACATGCCCGGCTCGCGCAAAGAGGTGAAGAACGCCAAGGAAGAAGGCGTGAAATTCCTCTACAACCGCCAGCCGATCGCCATCGTCGGTGAAGACAAGGTTGAAGGCGTCAAAGTGGTCGAGACCCGTCTCGGCGAACCGGATGCCCGTGGCCGTCGCAGCCCTGAACCGATCCCGGGTTCCGAAGAGATCATCCCGGCCGACGCCGTGGTTATCGCTTTCGGTTTCCGCCCGAGCCCGGCGCCGTGGTTCGAACAGTTTGAAATCCAGACCGACAGCCAGGGCCGTGTTGTCGCGCCTGAGCAAGGTCAGTACAAGCACCAGACCAGCAACCCGAAAATCTTCGCCGGTGGCGACATGGTGCGCGGTTCCGACCTGGTGGTGACGGCGATCTTCGAAGGCCGCAACGCCGCCGAAGGGATCCTCGACTACCTGGGCGTCTAA
- the hemE gene encoding uroporphyrinogen decarboxylase, with product MTALKNDRFLRALLKQPVDVTPVWMMRQAGRYLPEYRASRAQAGDFMSLCMNPEFACEVTMQPLDRYPQLDAAILFSDILTIPDAMGQGLYFETGEGPRFKKVVSTLADIEALPIPDPHKDLGYVMDAVSTIRRELNGRVPLIGFSGSPWTLATYMVEGGSSKDFRKTKAMLYDNPQAMHLLLDKLAQSVTSYLNGQIMAGAQAVQIFDTWGGNLSAAAYQEFSLAYMKKIVSGLIREHDGRKVPVILFTKNGGLWLESIADAGADALGLDWTCDIGNARARVGDKVALQGNMDPTVLYAKPEAIRTEVGRILASYGKGSGHVFNLGHGITPEVDPEHAGAFLRAVHELSAQYHE from the coding sequence ATGACTGCCCTGAAGAACGACCGTTTCCTCCGCGCCCTGCTCAAGCAACCCGTAGACGTCACCCCGGTGTGGATGATGCGTCAGGCCGGTCGCTACCTGCCTGAATACCGCGCCAGCCGCGCCCAGGCCGGTGATTTCATGAGCCTGTGCATGAATCCGGAATTCGCCTGCGAAGTCACCATGCAACCGCTCGACCGCTATCCACAACTGGACGCGGCGATCCTGTTTTCCGACATCCTCACCATTCCCGATGCCATGGGCCAGGGCCTGTACTTCGAGACCGGTGAAGGTCCGCGCTTCAAGAAAGTCGTCAGCACCCTCGCCGATATCGAAGCGCTGCCAATCCCTGATCCACACAAAGACCTCGGCTACGTCATGGACGCGGTCAGCACCATCCGACGCGAGCTGAACGGTCGTGTGCCGCTGATCGGTTTCTCCGGCAGCCCGTGGACCCTGGCGACCTACATGGTCGAAGGCGGCTCGTCGAAAGACTTCCGCAAGACCAAAGCGATGCTCTACGACAACCCGCAAGCCATGCACCTGCTGCTGGATAAACTGGCGCAGTCGGTGACTTCGTACCTCAACGGCCAGATCATGGCCGGCGCGCAAGCGGTGCAGATCTTCGATACCTGGGGCGGCAACCTGTCGGCCGCGGCGTATCAGGAATTCTCGCTGGCCTACATGAAGAAAATCGTCAGCGGCCTGATCCGCGAACACGACGGGCGCAAAGTGCCGGTAATCCTCTTCACCAAAAACGGCGGCCTGTGGCTGGAAAGCATCGCCGACGCAGGTGCTGACGCACTGGGCCTGGACTGGACGTGCGACATCGGCAACGCCCGCGCCCGTGTTGGCGACAAGGTTGCCTTGCAAGGCAACATGGACCCAACTGTGCTTTACGCAAAACCGGAAGCGATCCGCACTGAAGTCGGGCGCATTCTGGCCAGCTACGGCAAGGGCAGCGGTCACGTGTTCAACCTCGGCCATGGCATCACGCCTGAGGTTGATCCGGAGCACGCCGGTGCGTTCCTGCGCGCGGTGCATGAGTTGTCGGCGCAGTATCACGAGTGA
- the fabG gene encoding 3-oxoacyl-ACP reductase FabG, whose amino-acid sequence MTESVLVTGSSRGIGRAIALRLAQAGHDIVVHCRSGVAEAQAVQAEIEALGRKARILQFDVADREACRSILEADVENHGAYYGVVLNAGLTRDGAFPALSDDDWDVVLRTNLDGFYNVLHPVMMPMIRRRAAGRIVCITSVSGLIGNRGQVNYSASKAGVIGAAKALAIELGKRKITVNCVAPGLIDTAMLDENVPVEELMKMIPAQRMGTPEEVASAVNFLMSAEASYITRQVLAVNGGLC is encoded by the coding sequence ATGACTGAATCCGTACTGGTCACCGGCTCCAGCCGTGGCATCGGCCGCGCCATTGCCTTGCGCCTGGCACAAGCCGGGCACGACATCGTCGTGCATTGCCGCAGCGGCGTAGCGGAAGCCCAAGCGGTGCAGGCTGAAATCGAAGCGTTGGGGCGCAAGGCGCGCATTCTGCAATTCGATGTCGCCGACCGCGAAGCCTGCAGAAGCATTCTCGAAGCCGACGTTGAAAACCACGGTGCCTATTACGGCGTGGTGCTCAACGCCGGTCTGACCCGCGACGGCGCGTTTCCAGCGCTGAGCGATGACGATTGGGACGTGGTGCTGCGCACCAACCTCGACGGTTTCTACAACGTTCTGCACCCGGTGATGATGCCGATGATCCGCCGCCGCGCCGCCGGTCGCATTGTTTGCATCACTTCCGTCTCGGGGCTGATCGGCAACCGTGGCCAAGTCAACTACAGCGCCTCCAAGGCCGGTGTGATCGGCGCGGCAAAGGCGTTGGCGATCGAGCTGGGCAAGCGCAAAATCACCGTTAACTGCGTCGCGCCGGGCCTGATCGACACGGCCATGCTCGACGAAAACGTGCCGGTGGAAGAACTGATGAAAATGATCCCCGCGCAACGCATGGGCACGCCTGAAGAGGTGGCCAGTGCGGTGAATTTCCTGATGTCGGCGGAAGCCTCGTACATCACCCGCCAGGTCCTGGCGGTCAACGGAGGCTTGTGCTGA
- a CDS encoding beta-ketoacyl-[acyl-carrier-protein] synthase family protein, which translates to MTAYLNALGVICSLGRDKQSIAHKLFAGDCSGMRHESGWVAERDLPVAAVQGELAAIPAALAEQSSRNNQLLLEAAMQIRDDIDQAIRTYGRERIGVVLGTSTSGIDEASRGLAHYIREQQFPAQYDYRQQELGAPANFLADWLQLSGPAYVISTACTSSARALMSAQRLLDLGLCDAVLCGGVDSLCKLTLNGFSSLEAVSAERCNPFSANRNGINIGEAAVLFVMSKQPGDGPAIALLGAGASSDAHHISAPEPSGRGALQAMQKALSRAQLQAAQINYLNLHGTATQHNDAMESLAVAALFPEGVACSSTKPLTGHTLGAAGALEAAFCWLSLSADNPAHLLPPHVWDGQADPALPPLKWVTADERLTSIAPRYLMSNSFAFGGNNVSLIIGDAP; encoded by the coding sequence ATGACCGCCTACCTGAATGCCCTCGGGGTGATTTGCTCACTGGGCCGCGACAAGCAAAGCATCGCGCACAAGCTGTTTGCCGGCGATTGCTCGGGCATGCGCCACGAATCCGGCTGGGTCGCGGAGCGTGATTTGCCGGTGGCTGCCGTGCAGGGTGAACTGGCGGCGATTCCAGCAGCACTCGCCGAGCAGAGCAGCCGCAACAATCAGTTGTTGCTCGAAGCCGCAATGCAGATTCGCGATGACATCGATCAGGCGATCCGCACCTACGGCCGCGAGCGCATCGGCGTGGTGCTCGGCACCAGCACCTCGGGCATCGACGAGGCCAGCCGTGGCCTGGCGCACTACATTCGTGAACAGCAATTTCCGGCGCAATACGATTACCGTCAGCAGGAGCTTGGCGCTCCAGCGAATTTCCTTGCCGACTGGCTGCAACTCAGCGGCCCGGCCTATGTGATTTCCACCGCTTGCACGTCGAGTGCGCGGGCCTTGATGAGCGCTCAGCGCCTGCTCGACCTGGGCCTGTGCGACGCGGTGCTGTGCGGCGGGGTCGACAGTCTGTGCAAACTGACGCTCAACGGTTTCTCGTCACTTGAGGCGGTTTCAGCGGAGCGCTGCAATCCGTTTTCGGCCAATCGCAACGGCATCAACATCGGCGAGGCGGCGGTGCTGTTCGTGATGAGCAAACAGCCAGGCGACGGCCCGGCCATCGCCTTGCTCGGCGCCGGTGCCAGCTCCGACGCGCACCATATTTCCGCGCCCGAACCGAGCGGCCGCGGTGCGCTGCAAGCGATGCAGAAAGCCTTGAGCCGCGCTCAGTTGCAAGCCGCGCAAATCAATTATCTGAACCTGCACGGCACCGCCACGCAACACAACGACGCCATGGAAAGCCTCGCCGTCGCCGCGCTGTTCCCCGAAGGCGTCGCCTGCTCATCGACCAAACCGCTGACCGGCCATACCCTCGGCGCTGCCGGCGCGCTGGAAGCCGCGTTCTGCTGGCTGAGCCTCAGCGCCGACAACCCCGCCCACCTTTTGCCACCGCACGTCTGGGACGGCCAGGCCGACCCGGCTCTGCCGCCCCTGAAGTGGGTGACCGCAGACGAACGCCTGACGTCCATTGCACCCCGCTACCTGATGAGCAACTCGTTTGCTTTCGGCGGCAACAACGTCAGCCTGATTATCGGAGATGCCCCATGA
- a CDS encoding LysR family transcriptional regulator: MEFRHLRYFIAVAEELHFGRAAQVLGISQPPLSQQIQALEQEVGARLFERTNRRVELSEAGRLFLEEARLVLAQVDKAADVARRAQLGELGELKIGFTSSAPFNSTIPQAIFAFRQRFPAVHLNLREMSSTMVADALVDQSIEVGIMRPLGLPDSLSVVELMREPLVAVLSSKHPLAQGSEDGLFLAALAHEPFVFFPRSYGSGLYAQLLSLARDAGFSPHFAQEAGEAMTIIGLVAAGLGVSVMPASYQRMRIDGVVYRPLLDPEAVTAVWLVQRKDQKSPMAKAFVDLLTRKVEPSIG, translated from the coding sequence ATGGAATTTCGTCATCTGCGCTACTTCATCGCCGTCGCCGAAGAGCTGCATTTCGGCCGTGCCGCACAGGTGCTGGGCATCTCCCAGCCACCGCTGAGCCAGCAGATTCAGGCGCTGGAGCAGGAGGTCGGCGCGCGGCTGTTTGAACGGACCAATCGTCGGGTCGAGTTGAGCGAAGCGGGTCGACTGTTTCTCGAAGAGGCGCGGTTGGTGCTGGCCCAGGTTGATAAAGCAGCGGATGTGGCGCGGCGTGCACAGTTGGGTGAGCTGGGCGAGTTGAAGATTGGTTTCACCTCTTCGGCACCCTTCAACTCGACCATTCCTCAGGCGATTTTTGCCTTTCGCCAGCGCTTCCCGGCGGTGCACCTGAACTTGCGCGAGATGAGCAGCACCATGGTTGCGGATGCCTTGGTCGATCAGTCGATCGAGGTCGGCATCATGCGGCCGCTGGGTTTGCCGGATTCACTGAGCGTAGTGGAATTGATGCGAGAGCCGCTGGTGGCGGTGCTCAGTTCCAAGCATCCGCTGGCGCAGGGTTCCGAGGACGGCTTGTTTCTGGCGGCGCTGGCCCATGAACCGTTTGTGTTTTTCCCACGCAGCTACGGCAGTGGTTTGTATGCGCAACTGCTCAGCCTGGCTCGCGACGCCGGGTTCAGCCCACATTTCGCGCAAGAGGCCGGCGAGGCGATGACCATTATCGGTCTGGTGGCAGCGGGGTTGGGCGTGTCGGTGATGCCGGCGTCGTATCAGCGGATGCGCATCGATGGCGTGGTCTATCGGCCCTTGCTTGATCCCGAAGCGGTGACCGCCGTGTGGCTGGTGCAGCGCAAGGATCAGAAATCCCCGATGGCCAAGGCCTTTGTCGACCTGCTCACACGTAAGGTAGAACCATCAATTGGGTAA
- a CDS encoding hotdog family protein → MTAWPLAELLPHAGDMILIDSIESFDDEQIYTTLTVKPDGLFNLPDGSLPAWVGIELMAQSVAAFAGCHARQQGKPVELGFLLGTRKFECNVDAFPAGSELTIHGIRSLEDDNGMGVFECHINAPGIEATARLNVFRPPAAADYLVQKKESNDD, encoded by the coding sequence ATGACTGCCTGGCCGCTCGCTGAGCTGCTGCCCCATGCGGGCGACATGATCCTGATCGACAGCATCGAAAGCTTCGACGATGAACAGATCTACACCACGCTCACGGTCAAGCCTGACGGTTTGTTCAACCTGCCCGACGGCAGCCTGCCGGCGTGGGTCGGCATCGAGTTGATGGCGCAAAGCGTCGCGGCCTTCGCCGGTTGCCATGCGCGCCAGCAAGGCAAACCGGTGGAGTTGGGTTTCCTGCTCGGCACGCGCAAGTTCGAGTGCAACGTCGACGCGTTTCCAGCCGGCAGCGAATTGACCATTCATGGCATTCGCTCGCTGGAAGACGACAACGGCATGGGCGTTTTCGAATGCCATATCAACGCGCCCGGCATCGAAGCGACTGCCCGGTTGAATGTGTTCCGGCCGCCTGCAGCGGCTGATTATCTTGTGCAAAAAAAGGAGTCGAACGATGACTGA